A window from Microbacterium ginsengiterrae encodes these proteins:
- a CDS encoding bifunctional aldolase/short-chain dehydrogenase: MTNPTAAALIERSNRLGADPKNTNYAGGNTSAKGTATDPVTGQPIELLWVKGSGGDLGTLTEDGLAVLRLDRMRSLVDVYPGVEREDEMVAAFDYCLHGKGGAAPSIDTAMHGLVDAAHVDHLHPDSGIAIATAADGEALTSTIFGDRVVWVPWRRPGFQLGLDIARIKAAHPQAIGCILGGHGITAWGDTSEEAETNSLWIIDTAAAYIADHGAAEPFGGVRSGFEALPETDRRARAAALAPTIRGIASTDKPMIGHFTDADVVLDFLASEKAPALAALGTSCPDHFLRTKVKPLLLDLPATASLEEQLARLGELHAEYRADYQAYYDAHATDDSPAIRGADPLIVLVPGVGMFSFGANKQTARVAGEFYVNAINVMRGAEALSTYSPISDAEKFKIEYWALEEAKLQRMPKPKSHQGRVALVTGAASGIGKAVATRLAREGACVVVADLDLEKAQSAAAELGSTDVAIGVAANVADAEAIQAAFDAAVLAFGGVDLVVNNAGLSLSKPLLETTEKDWDLQHDVMAKGSFLVSKAAARVLIDQKLGGDIVYISSKNSVFAGPNNIAYSATKADQAHQVRLLAVELGAHGIRVNGINPDGVVRGSGIFAAGWGANRAATYGVEEKDLGQFYADRTILKREVVPENVADAVFVLTGPELSRTTGLHIPVDSGVAAAFLR; this comes from the coding sequence ATGACGAACCCCACAGCAGCAGCCCTCATCGAGCGATCGAACCGGCTCGGCGCTGACCCGAAGAACACCAACTACGCCGGCGGCAACACCTCGGCGAAGGGAACGGCGACCGACCCCGTCACCGGTCAGCCCATCGAGCTGCTGTGGGTGAAGGGCTCCGGCGGCGACCTCGGCACGCTGACGGAGGACGGCCTCGCCGTGCTGCGACTCGACCGCATGCGCTCCCTCGTGGATGTCTATCCCGGCGTCGAACGCGAGGACGAGATGGTCGCAGCGTTCGACTACTGCCTGCATGGCAAGGGCGGCGCAGCCCCGTCCATCGACACCGCGATGCACGGGCTCGTCGACGCCGCGCACGTCGACCACCTGCATCCGGATTCCGGCATCGCGATCGCGACCGCCGCCGACGGCGAAGCCCTCACCTCGACGATCTTCGGCGATCGCGTCGTGTGGGTCCCCTGGCGGCGCCCCGGCTTCCAGCTCGGCCTCGACATCGCTCGGATCAAGGCCGCCCACCCGCAGGCGATCGGATGCATCCTCGGCGGTCACGGCATCACGGCGTGGGGTGACACGTCGGAGGAAGCCGAGACGAACTCGCTGTGGATCATCGACACGGCCGCCGCATACATCGCAGACCACGGCGCCGCCGAACCCTTCGGCGGCGTGCGTTCCGGCTTCGAGGCGCTCCCGGAGACGGACCGTCGCGCCCGCGCAGCCGCGCTCGCGCCGACGATCCGCGGCATCGCCTCGACGGACAAGCCGATGATCGGCCACTTCACCGATGCGGACGTGGTGCTCGACTTCCTCGCCTCCGAGAAGGCGCCGGCCCTCGCCGCCCTCGGCACGAGCTGCCCGGACCACTTCCTGCGCACGAAGGTCAAGCCGCTCCTGCTCGATCTGCCGGCGACCGCCTCCCTCGAGGAGCAACTGGCCCGCCTCGGCGAGCTCCACGCCGAGTACCGCGCCGACTACCAGGCCTACTACGACGCGCACGCGACGGACGACAGCCCCGCCATCCGCGGCGCCGACCCCCTCATCGTGCTCGTCCCCGGCGTCGGCATGTTCAGCTTCGGTGCGAACAAGCAGACCGCTCGCGTCGCCGGCGAGTTCTACGTCAACGCCATCAACGTCATGCGCGGCGCCGAGGCGCTGTCGACGTACTCGCCCATCTCGGATGCCGAGAAGTTCAAGATCGAGTACTGGGCGCTGGAAGAGGCGAAGCTGCAGCGGATGCCGAAGCCGAAGTCCCACCAGGGGCGCGTCGCGCTCGTGACCGGCGCGGCGAGCGGAATCGGCAAGGCCGTCGCCACCCGGCTCGCCCGCGAGGGCGCCTGCGTCGTCGTCGCCGACCTCGATCTCGAGAAGGCGCAGTCGGCAGCGGCCGAGCTCGGGAGCACCGACGTCGCCATCGGCGTCGCCGCGAACGTCGCGGATGCCGAGGCGATCCAGGCAGCCTTCGACGCTGCGGTCCTCGCCTTCGGCGGTGTCGACCTCGTCGTCAACAACGCCGGGCTGTCGCTGTCGAAGCCGCTGCTGGAGACGACCGAGAAGGACTGGGATCTGCAGCACGATGTGATGGCGAAGGGATCCTTCCTCGTGTCGAAGGCCGCCGCCCGTGTGCTGATCGACCAGAAGCTCGGCGGCGACATCGTCTACATCTCGTCGAAGAACTCCGTCTTCGCCGGCCCGAACAACATCGCCTATTCGGCGACGAAGGCCGACCAGGCCCATCAGGTGCGCCTGCTGGCGGTCGAGCTGGGTGCACACGGCATCCGCGTCAACGGCATCAACCCCGATGGCGTGGTGCGCGGATCCGGCATCTTCGCCGCCGGCTGGGGCGCCAATCGTGCCGCAACGTACGGCGTCGAGGAGAAGGACCTCGGCCAGTTCTATGCGGACCGCACGATCCTCAAGCGCGAGGTCGTCCCGGAGAACGTCGCCGACGCCGTGTTCGTCCTCACCGGCCCGGAGCTCAGCCGGACGACGGGGCTGCACATCCCCGTCGACTCCGGTGTCGCGGCGGCGTTCCTGCGATGA
- the rhaI gene encoding L-rhamnose isomerase, producing the protein MSVLSPAVLSELEKQSIELPSWAFGNSGTRFKVFGTPGTPRDPWEKIADAAQVHRYTALAPSVALHIPWDLVDSFEDLRKHAEDHGVALGTVNSNTFQDDDYKFGALTHEDAAIRRKAIDHHLACIDVMDATGSRDLKIWLAEGSNYPGQADLRGRQDRLQDSLQEIYARLGDDQRLVLEYKFFEPAFYHTDVPDWGTSYAQVSALGEKAMVCLDTGHHAPGTNIEFIVMQLLRLGRLGSFDFNSRFYADDDLIVGAADPFQLFRILFEVVRGGGLNNPDVAFMLDQCHNIEDKIPGQIRSVLNVQEMTARALLVDTDALTAAQRSGDVLTANAVFMDAFYTDVRPALAEWRESRGLAADPMAAYAASGYQEKIAAERVGGVQAGWGA; encoded by the coding sequence ATGAGCGTCCTCTCCCCCGCCGTCCTCTCCGAACTCGAGAAGCAGAGCATCGAGCTGCCGTCCTGGGCGTTCGGCAACTCCGGAACACGCTTCAAGGTGTTCGGCACTCCGGGCACGCCGCGCGACCCGTGGGAGAAGATCGCCGATGCCGCCCAGGTGCACCGGTACACCGCGCTGGCACCGAGCGTCGCGCTGCACATCCCGTGGGACCTCGTCGACTCCTTCGAGGATCTGCGCAAGCACGCCGAGGATCACGGCGTCGCCCTCGGCACCGTCAACTCCAACACCTTCCAGGACGACGACTACAAGTTCGGAGCGCTGACCCACGAGGATGCCGCGATCCGCCGGAAGGCGATCGATCACCACCTGGCGTGCATCGACGTCATGGACGCCACGGGTTCGCGGGACCTGAAGATCTGGCTGGCCGAGGGGTCGAACTACCCCGGACAGGCCGACCTCCGCGGCAGGCAGGACCGCCTTCAGGATTCGCTCCAGGAGATCTACGCCCGCCTCGGCGACGATCAGCGGCTCGTGCTCGAGTACAAGTTCTTCGAGCCGGCGTTCTACCACACCGATGTTCCGGACTGGGGAACGTCGTACGCCCAGGTCAGCGCTCTCGGCGAGAAGGCCATGGTGTGCCTGGACACCGGGCACCACGCCCCGGGGACGAACATCGAGTTCATCGTCATGCAGCTGCTGCGCCTCGGCAGGCTCGGCTCGTTCGACTTCAACTCGCGCTTCTACGCGGACGATGATCTGATCGTCGGCGCCGCTGACCCGTTCCAGCTGTTCCGGATCCTGTTCGAGGTCGTCCGCGGTGGCGGACTCAACAACCCGGACGTGGCGTTCATGCTCGATCAGTGCCACAACATCGAGGACAAGATCCCCGGGCAGATCCGGTCGGTGCTGAACGTGCAGGAGATGACGGCCCGCGCGCTGCTCGTCGACACGGATGCCCTCACCGCAGCCCAGCGCTCCGGCGATGTCCTCACGGCCAATGCCGTCTTCATGGATGCCTTCTACACGGATGTGCGTCCCGCTCTGGCAGAGTGGCGGGAGTCGCGGGGGCTGGCCGCCGACCCGATGGCGGCGTACGCAGCTTCCGGCTACCAGGAGAAGATCGCCGCCGAGCGCGTCGGCGGCGTGCAGGCGGGCTGGGGCGCCTGA
- a CDS encoding L-rhamnose mutarotase, which yields MPRVAFTLHVRPEMMDAYIERHSPVWPDMLAEIAAAGRRNYSIFLDRASSTLFGYYETDDDDAARAYLAGSPVAARWEASMAEFFVDLDGRADQAATSLSEVFNLDDQLAASAGSEHESPAS from the coding sequence ATGCCCCGCGTCGCCTTCACCCTCCACGTCCGCCCGGAAATGATGGACGCCTACATCGAGCGGCACAGTCCCGTCTGGCCCGACATGCTCGCCGAGATCGCCGCGGCCGGTCGCCGGAACTACTCCATCTTCCTCGACCGCGCGTCCAGCACTCTGTTCGGGTACTACGAGACCGACGACGACGATGCGGCGCGCGCGTACCTCGCCGGATCTCCGGTCGCGGCCCGATGGGAGGCGTCCATGGCGGAGTTCTTCGTCGATCTCGACGGACGCGCCGACCAGGCGGCAACCTCCCTCTCCGAAGTCTTCAACCTCGACGATCAGCTGGCGGCGTCTGCCGGCTCCGAACACGAAAGCCCCGCATCATGA
- a CDS encoding LacI family DNA-binding transcriptional regulator — MTVSVKDVAAAASVSVGTVSNVLNRPDKVSPATVARVQAAIDELGFVRNDAARQLRAGRSRSIGLIILDSANPFFAEVARGAEERAAREGMSVLLGSSDQVPERESNYLDLFREQRVNGVLLTPTDVDADMLRHFTDSGTPLVIVDGEMPGGRVPSVAVDDVRGGMLAVEHLLETGRRRIAYVGGPAGIRQVADRLEGARRALARVPDATLEVIEQGALTVLHGRDAGEQIARRPISERPDAVFCANDLLALGVMQGTAILGEMRIPEDLALIGYDDIDFAESAVVSLSSVRQPARTIGAEAVELLLESLDSSGAAIRHVRFQPELVVRASTGR; from the coding sequence ATGACCGTGAGCGTCAAGGACGTCGCCGCTGCGGCGTCCGTCTCGGTGGGCACCGTGTCGAACGTGCTGAATCGTCCGGACAAGGTGTCGCCGGCGACCGTCGCCCGTGTCCAGGCGGCGATCGATGAGCTCGGCTTCGTACGCAATGACGCCGCTCGTCAATTGCGCGCAGGGCGCAGCCGGAGCATCGGTCTCATCATCCTGGACAGCGCCAACCCCTTCTTCGCCGAGGTCGCCAGAGGCGCCGAGGAACGCGCAGCTCGGGAGGGGATGTCTGTCCTGCTCGGCAGCAGCGATCAGGTGCCGGAGCGCGAGAGCAACTACCTCGATCTGTTCCGCGAACAACGCGTCAATGGCGTACTGCTCACTCCGACGGACGTCGACGCCGACATGCTCCGGCACTTCACCGACAGTGGGACCCCGCTCGTCATCGTCGATGGGGAGATGCCGGGAGGGCGTGTTCCCTCGGTCGCCGTCGACGACGTCCGCGGGGGGATGCTGGCGGTCGAGCACCTGCTCGAGACCGGTCGCCGCCGGATCGCCTATGTCGGCGGTCCCGCGGGCATCCGGCAGGTGGCCGACCGACTCGAAGGTGCGCGGCGCGCGCTCGCCCGCGTGCCGGACGCCACGCTGGAGGTGATCGAGCAGGGTGCGCTGACGGTGCTGCACGGTCGGGATGCCGGCGAGCAGATCGCCCGTCGTCCGATCTCCGAACGGCCGGACGCCGTCTTCTGCGCGAACGATCTGCTCGCCCTCGGTGTGATGCAGGGCACCGCCATTCTCGGCGAGATGCGGATCCCGGAGGACCTCGCGCTCATCGGATACGACGACATCGACTTCGCGGAGTCGGCCGTCGTCTCGCTCTCCTCCGTGCGCCAGCCCGCGCGCACGATCGGTGCGGAGGCGGTCGAGCTGCTCCTGGAGTCGCTCGACTCTTCCGGTGCGGCCATCCGGCACGTCCGCTTCCAGCCCGAGCTCGTCGTGCGCGCGTCGACGGGGCGCTGA
- a CDS encoding ATP-binding cassette domain-containing protein, which yields MPSSDAPLVLELSEVAKSFGAVVALRSADLRLHAGSIHALIGENGAGKSTLVKIVAGLYRRDRGVFRLDGEDVDFTSTAQSKAAGVAVIYQEPTLFPDLSVTENIFMGRQITGRFGRIDRKAMRHEVERLFTRLGVTIDPDRPAEGLSIADQQVIEIAKAVSLEAKVLIMDEPTAALSNVEAERLFAIARSLRDEGRGLIFISHRFDEVFALCDTVTVMRDGAYIATSPIDETTPQELVRQMVGREVTDLFPKQDAVIGEPLLEVEGLTTPGVFHDITFTVRSGEIVGLAGLVGAGRSEIARAIFGVDTYREGTVSVRGRRIRGGRPTDAMRAGLALVPEDRRKQGLVIDSGVGRNITIAIRRELARFGLLTTGMENRAAREWASRLEVKSYALDTVAATLSGGNQQKVVLAKWLATKPDVLIVDEPTRGIDVGTKSEVHRLLSELAGQGMGILMISSELPEVLGMADRVLVVREGRITAEIDRADATSENVMFAATHASEQHS from the coding sequence GTGCCGAGCAGCGATGCCCCCCTGGTCCTCGAGCTCTCGGAGGTCGCCAAGTCCTTCGGCGCCGTCGTCGCGCTGCGATCCGCTGACCTCCGTCTCCACGCCGGCTCGATCCACGCGCTCATCGGCGAGAACGGCGCGGGCAAGTCGACGCTCGTGAAGATCGTCGCCGGACTCTACCGCCGCGACCGCGGTGTGTTCCGCCTCGACGGTGAGGATGTGGACTTCACGTCCACGGCGCAGTCGAAGGCCGCCGGCGTCGCGGTGATCTATCAGGAGCCGACGCTCTTCCCCGACCTCTCAGTCACCGAGAACATCTTCATGGGACGGCAGATCACGGGACGATTCGGACGCATCGACCGGAAGGCGATGCGTCACGAGGTGGAGCGTCTGTTCACCCGGCTCGGTGTCACCATCGATCCCGATCGCCCCGCCGAGGGACTCTCGATCGCCGACCAGCAGGTGATCGAGATCGCCAAGGCCGTCTCACTCGAGGCGAAGGTCCTCATCATGGACGAGCCGACGGCGGCACTGTCGAACGTCGAGGCCGAGCGTCTGTTCGCGATCGCGCGCAGCCTGCGGGACGAGGGTCGCGGCCTCATCTTCATCTCCCACCGATTCGACGAGGTGTTCGCGCTGTGCGACACCGTCACCGTCATGCGCGACGGCGCCTACATCGCGACGAGCCCGATCGACGAGACGACCCCGCAGGAACTGGTCCGCCAGATGGTCGGGCGGGAGGTCACGGATCTGTTCCCCAAGCAGGATGCCGTCATCGGAGAGCCGCTCCTGGAGGTGGAAGGACTCACCACTCCTGGTGTCTTCCACGACATCACCTTCACGGTCCGCTCGGGTGAGATCGTCGGGCTCGCAGGCCTGGTCGGCGCCGGTCGCAGCGAGATCGCCCGTGCGATCTTCGGTGTGGACACCTATCGCGAGGGCACAGTCTCCGTCCGTGGGCGCCGTATCCGCGGTGGACGTCCGACCGACGCCATGCGGGCGGGCCTCGCGCTCGTCCCGGAGGACCGCCGCAAGCAGGGCCTGGTCATCGACTCCGGGGTCGGTCGCAACATCACGATCGCGATCCGTCGTGAGCTCGCGCGTTTCGGGCTGCTCACGACGGGTATGGAGAACCGTGCCGCGCGGGAGTGGGCCAGCCGCCTCGAGGTGAAGTCCTATGCATTGGACACCGTCGCCGCGACGCTGTCGGGCGGGAACCAGCAGAAGGTCGTGCTCGCCAAATGGCTCGCGACGAAGCCGGATGTCCTCATCGTGGATGAGCCGACCCGCGGCATCGACGTCGGTACGAAGTCCGAGGTCCACCGTCTCCTCTCCGAGCTCGCGGGACAGGGAATGGGCATCCTGATGATCTCGTCCGA